A single Schistocerca piceifrons isolate TAMUIC-IGC-003096 chromosome 6, iqSchPice1.1, whole genome shotgun sequence DNA region contains:
- the LOC124802443 gene encoding TLC domain-containing protein 5-like, which translates to MLSSWTVLATATVWTALYHGIRYQFKLDPEWSCRLLTAFHATLVTVLAVLACFLGPWPFTDPGGPNTTLQCVVLVTSLGYFIFDFIWCLYHQTEGATMLIHHAVSIIAISRVLMKGVSGTEAVAGVGGLEITNPLLQARWFLRSSGYKGTVVFYLTEITFMLTFFAMRIILGSYLFFAVVSHPQPDFESKVYCTAFYVLSWVFMIYILQYFRMKYVIKSK; encoded by the exons ATGTTGTCTTCCTGGACAGTCTTAGCTACGGCAACAGTGTGGACAGCTCTATATCACGGAATAAGATATCAGTTTAAATTGGACCCTGAATGGTCATGTAGGTTACTAACAGCGTTCCATGCTACGCTTGTGACAGTGCTTGCCGTTCTGGCATGCTTCCTTGGACCGTGGCCCTTCACGGACCCTG GTGGTCCCAACACAACTTTACAATGCGTTGTGCTTGTTACAAGTCTTGGCTATTTTATATTTGACTTCATATGGTGCCTTTATCATCAGACAGAAGGTGCTACCATGCTTATTCATCATGCAGTAAGCATCATTGCAATTAGCCGAGTACTAATGAAAGGTGTGTCTGGCACTGAAGCTGTGGCGGGGGTTGGTGGATTGGAAATTACTAATCCTTTGCTTCAGGCAAGATGGTTTCTTCGTTCTTCTGGTTACAAAGGTACTGTTGTGTTTTACTTAACAGAAATTACCTTCATGCTGACGTTTTTTGCTATGAGAATAATTCTTGGAAGTTATCTCttctttgctgttgtctcacatCCACAGCCAGATTTCGAAAGTAAAGTGtattgcacagcattttatgtgctGTCATGGGTATTTATGATATACATTTTACAATACTTCAGAATGAAGTATGTAATAAAGTCAAAATAA